One Hippocampus zosterae strain Florida chromosome 21, ASM2543408v3, whole genome shotgun sequence genomic region harbors:
- the LOC127594165 gene encoding amphoterin-induced protein 2-like has protein sequence MRPIASHLSSQSSVNPAAAALLLSLCLCSLPRALTCPPGCICASDIISCSGCNLSAPPPDLPGYATRLDLSHNSLTALPADWITRPFERLAALLLGRNSIVQIEADAFAAAPRLLHLDLSSNKLSALNSSIFTGLTELRELLLFGNQIGQINPDSFRGLRSLVKLYLSENRLTSLPPSLWDGGGPLNLTFLDVSSNGIASVHVHTLLSLSRRAGIYLQGNPLTCDCALLALLEYWTWKQYRPLLDFKDDYPCRDSVGPKPNCSLDDEVSAEAGSYQVDPGKWLWLTCPGFASPLKDPDVFWVTPATVLNLSAHDPSAHQAILPNGTLEIRGALLEDSGAYVCVAPRGRRYDPDASPIVNVVVGNVSSVATGGLAHRGGGEHFNTAFTTLASCVVSIILVLLYLYLTPCRCRENRGGVSGGCGGRAIVLCSDPREVESGQRRSNGKRVAFLEPQVEDCDSTGAKSPVINTGHATTEGILKNGSRTVGQTLTDAALVA, from the coding sequence ATGCGTCCCATCGCGTCGCATCTCTCGAGCCAGAGTAGCGTTAACCCCGCGGCCGCAGCCCTGCTCCTCTCCCTATGTCTCTGCTCCCTTCCCCGAGCCCTCACATGCCCGCCCGGCTGCATTTGCGCCAGCGATATCATTTCTTGCAGTGGCTGCAATCTGTCCGCGCCGCCCCCCGACCTCCCGGGCTACGCCACGCGCTTAGACCTGAGCCACAATTCCCTGACCGCGCTGCCCGCCGATTGGATAACGCGGCCGTTCGAGCGGCTCGCCGCTCTACTCCTCGGCCGCAATAGCATCGTCCAAATTGAGGCCGACGCCTTCGCGGCGGCGCCTCGTCTCCTCCACTTGGACCTCTCATCCAACAAACTATCAGCGCTCAATTCGTCGATCTTTACCGGCCTCACGGAGCTAAGAGAGCTGCTGCTGTTTGGCAACCAGATTGGCCAAATCAATCCCGACTCCTTCCGTGGTCTCCGCAGCCTCGTGAAACTTTACCTGTCTGAGAACAGGCTCACATCGCTCCCTCCAAGTCTTTGGGATGGAGGAGGGCCCCTCAACCTGACTTTTCTTGACGTGTCATCCAACGGGATCGCCAGTGTGCATGTTCACACGCTGCTTTCGCTGAGCCGACGCGCTGGAATTTATTTGCAGGGAAACCCTCTCACGTGTGACTGCGCTTTACTGGCTCTGCTCGAGTACTGGACTTGGAAGCAGTACCGTCCCCTGTTGGACTTTAAAGATGACTACCCGTGTAGGGACAGCGTTGGTCCGAAGCCGAATTGCAGCCTGGACGATGAGGTGTCCGCCGAGGCCGGAAGCTACCAAGTGGATCCGGGGAAATGGTTGTGGTTGACGTGTCCCGGTTTTGCCTCGCCGCTAAAGGATCCAGATGTGTTCTGGGTGACCCCCGCGACAGTCCTGAATCTATCGGCACACGATCCAAGCGCTCACCAAGCAATCCTCCCGAATGGCACCCTGGAGATAAGAGGAGCCTTGTTGGAGGATTCAGGGGCGTACGTGTGCGTGGCGCCCCGCGGGCGCCGGTACGACCCCGATGCGTCTCCCATAGTCAACGTGGTTGTGGGAAACGTGAGCTCCGTCGCCACCGGCGGCTTGGCCCATCGTGGCGGAGGCGAGCATTTCAACACGGCTTTCACCACCCTGGCTTCCTGCGTGGTCAGCATCATACTGGTGCTCCTCTACCTCTACTTGACGCCGTGCCGGTGCCGGGAAAACAGGGGCGGCGTCTCGGGAGGGTGCGGAGGACGAGCGATCGTCCTCTGTTCGGACCCCAGGGAAGTCGAGTCGGGCCAGCGGCGGTCCAATGGGAAAAGGGTCGCGTTCTTGGagccccaagtggaggactGTGATAGCACCGGTGCCAAATCACCGGTGATCAACACGGGTCATGCCACCACTGAGGGAATTCTTAAAAACGGGAGCAGAACAGTGGGACAGACCCTTACGGACGCAGCCCTCGTGGCATAA
- the LOC127594128 gene encoding zinc finger protein 420-like yields the protein MESGLFSTISQGSPLPLASLRLLVPPLHLLSASMWQTLEKQQVMSYWEIADFVSLAMEMVPELLVCKHWIQLNLGLRARYILELCRGEQPLECDIILSLLAKIKQQNIFAVDVNEEEEAAICFRELIQVLLKDPEERQHFFVGVFPLQYGPEYDRDLKALFWEFLCRLVQLLPVPDLKETVCWLGASISTERVHSLTEANDLKVLLQHHKDHKRLKQHVPATSMGGNILASLSAFHACRMAKAEERPHESGPDGDCPIHVPTMDEVTVKIIAEVEDNGGVEQAEGTTADVDDGKKEKEMNEKPQSDLTPTHQAVVHEDASASVRPPISSGPHDCPDCNMKFKFASSLTAHRVIHTGERPYRCSECGLCFSYRQALRWHRNLHKTACEYECDICGETFPSVSARSDHERKAHVAGGAFACPQCESKFTCETTLSKHLETHVGCAGDAGKLPGNAAVVSLVNVRASRRKRKPTMKVQVINLQKRMNSRTKQEVTRERPPTSLSCSEHSYWSPSVSTKDADATRPADGTSTAFHHSEEHRSGQHTERGRSDDAKMAAAVPDGRFNCQDCGKSFKFLSLLKSHLRIHTGEQPFLCSQCGRRFSFKQSLERHKQTHKSGCGLECAICGEVSKSFADQKAHMDAHTENERFVCYECKRTFAWKSALVRHLKTHGEDADKAESSLRCPQCELSFRHAGSLARHLRTHREERAYVCSCGKSFAYQTALTAHRRIHQKERPHVCAQCGKGFLYKGGLANHMKIHSAEMPFMCSFCGKRFKRERNMKKHERCHTRENVYGCSRCDKSFVYKATLIRHELTHSGERPYLCSDCGKGFFSHGELLKHERFHTGHKPFGCPHCGKTFTQSCYLTVHLRYHTGVRPYACTECDKSFFSATRLKRHTQTHTGEKPFRCGECGKAFKQSYNLKMHHRTHKIT from the exons ATGGAGTCTGGTCTTTTTTCAACAATTTCCCAAG GTAGCCCATTACCCCTGGCATCACTCCGCCTCTTGGTGCCACCTCTGCATCTCCTGTCAGCCTCCATGTGGCAAACCCTGGAGAAACAACAAGTCATGAGCTACTGGGAAATTGCCGACTTTGTCTCTTTGGCTATGGAGATGGTCCCGGAGCTGCTCGTATGCAAGCACTGGATTCAACTCAACCTGGGTTTAAGAGCCAGG TATATTCTGGAATTATGCCGAGGTGAACAGCCGCTGGAATGTGACATCATCTTGTCTCTCCTGGCTAAgattaaacaacaaaacatctttGCAGTCGAC GTTAATGAAGAAGAGGAAGCCGCAATTTGCTTTCGGGAGTTAATTCAGGTTCTGCTCAAGGATCCCGAAGAGAGACAGCACTTCTTTGTA GGGGTCTTCCCTTTGCAGTACGGACCAGAGTATGACCGGGATTTAAAGGCCTTGTTTTGGGAGTTCCTGTGTCGACTAGTTCAGTTGTTACCTGTTCCTGATCTCAAAGAG ACTGTATGCTGGCTCGGTGCGTCAATATCAACTGAACGTGTGCATTCGCTCACTGAAGCGAATGACCTCAAGGTTTTGCTCCAGCACCACAAAGACCATAAACGGTTAAAGCAACATG TTCCAGCCACAAGCATGGGGGGCAATATCCTTGCCTCGCTCTCTGCCTTTCATGCATGCAGAATGGCAAAAGCTGAAGAGCGGCCTCACGAATCAGGCCCGGATGGTGACTGTCCCATCCATGTGCCCACAATGGATGAGGTGACAGTTAAGATCATTGCAGAGGTTGAAGACAACGGCGGAGTCGAGCAAGCAGAAGGGACGACAGCAGACGTGGATGATgggaaaaaagagaaagaaatgaatgaaaagccaCAAAGTGACCTCACGCCGACGCACCAGGCGGTCGTTCACGAGGACGCCTCTGCTTCCGTTCGGCCTCCGATCTCTTCGGGACCTCACGACTGTCCGGACTGCAACATGAAATTCAAGTTTGCCTCGTCGCTCACAGCCCACCGGGTCATCCACACCGGGGAGCGCCCCTACCGCTGCTCCGAGTGCGGCCTCTGCTTCTCTTACCGGCAGGCCTTGAGGTGGCACAGAAACCTGCACAAAACTGCATGCGAGTACGAATGCGACATCTGTGGGGAGACTTTTCCGTCCGTGTCGGCGCGCTCCGACCACGAGCGAAAAGCGCACGTGGCGGGTGGCGCGTTTGCGTGCCCGCAGTGCGAGAGCAAATTCACCTGTGAGACGACGCTCTCGAAGCACTTGGAAACTCACGTCGGGTGTGCGGGGGATGCCGGAAAGCTACCGGGAAACGCGGCTGTCGTTTCTCTCGTCAACGTCCGTGCAAGCCGGCGCAAACGCaaacccaccatgaaggtccaagTCATCAACTTGCAGAAACGCATGAACAGCAGGACAAAGCAGGAAGTCACCAGGGAGAGACCACCGACCTCCTTAAGTTG TTCCGAGCATTCGTACTGGTCGCCCTCCGTCTCGACAAAGGACGCTGACGCAA CTCGCCCGGCAGATGGCACGTCGACGGCTTTCCATCATTCAGAGGAACATCGGTCGGGGCAACACACGGAGCGCGGTCGCTCCGATGatgccaaaatggccgccgccgtcCCAGATGGTCGTTTCAACTGCCAAGACTGCGGCAAAAGCTTCAAGTTCCTCTCCCTGCTGAAATCGCACCTGCGCATCCACACGGGTGAGCAGCCGTTCCTCTGCTCTCAGTGCGGACGACGTTTCTCCTTCAAGCAATCTCTGGAGAGACACAAGCAGACCCACAAGTCCGGATGCGGGCTCGAGTGCGCCATCTGCGGGGAGGTCTCAAAGTCCTTTGCGGATCAAAAGGCGCACATGGACGCCCACACGGAAAACGAGCGCTTCGTGTGCTACGAGTGCAAGCGCACGTTCGCGTGGAAGTCTGCGCTGGTGAGGCACCTGAAGACACACGGCGAGGACGCCGACAAGGCGGAGAGTTCGCTCCGGTGTCCCCAGTGCGAGCTGAGCTTCCGTCACGCCGGCTCCCTCGCCAGACACCTCCGCACGCACCGGGAAGAGCGAGCGTACGTCTGCAGCTGCGGCAAGAGCTTCGCCTACCAGACGGCGCTCACCGCCCACCGGCGGATCCATCAGAAAGAGCGGCCGCACGTTTGCGCGCAGTGCGGCAAGGGCTTCCTCTACAAGGGCGGCCTGGCCAACCACATGAAGATCCACTCGGCGGAGATGCCCTTCATGTGCTCCTTCTGCGGCAAGCGCTTCAAGCGGGAGCGCAACATGAAGAAGCACGAGCGCTGCCACACGAGAGAGAACGTCTACGGCTGCTCGCGGTGCGACAAGAGTTTCGTGTACAAGGCCACGCTGATCCGCCACGAGCTGACGCACTCGGGCGAGAGGCCGTACCTGTGCTCGGACTGCGGGAAGGGTTTCTTCTCCCACGGCGAGCTGCTCAAGCACGAGCGCTTCCACACGGGCCACAAACCCTTCGGCTGCCCGCACTGCGGGAAGACGTTCACCCAGTCGTGCTACCTGACCGTTCACCTGCGCTACCACACGGGCGTGCGGCCGTACGCCTGCACCGAGTGCGACAAGAGTTTCTTCAGCGCCACCCGCctcaagagacacacacagacgcacacgggggagaagcccttccgctgcggcgagtgcggcaaaGCCTTCAAGCAGTCGTATAACCTCAAAATGCATCACCGGACGCATAAGATCACATAG
- the apex1 gene encoding DNA-(apurinic or apyrimidinic site) endonuclease: MKRGKKAEEATAEGDGEANSESTNKKAKKSKEPEAPILYEDPPDKTTSKDGLDANMKITSWNVDGLRAWVKKNGLDWVREEDPDVLCLQETKCAEKDLPADITSMPEYPHKYWCVSDDKEGYSGVAMLCKTEPTKVTYGIGKEEHDKEGRVITAEFPTFYLVTAYVPNAGRGLVRLDYRKTWDADFRAYLSELDMQKPLVLCGDLNVAHREIDLKNPKGNKKSAGFTPEEREGFGQLLEAGFVDSFRELYPEQANAYTFWTYMMNSRSKNVGWRLDYFVLSSSLVPALCDSKIRNKAMGSDHCPITLHLVV, translated from the exons ATGAAGCGCGGAAAGAAGGCAGAAGAGGCGACGGCAGAAGGGGACGGTGAAGCCAACTCGG AAAGCACGAACAAGAAAGCGAAGAAATCGAAAGAACCGGAAGCCCCCATCTTGTACGAAGACCCCCCCGACAAAACGACCAGCAAAGATGGACTCGACGCTAATATGAAGATCACTTCCTGGAACGTGGACGGGCTGAGGGCTTGGGTGAAGAAGAATGGTCTGGAC TGGGTGCGGGAGGAGGATCCGGACGTCCTGTGCCTGCAGGAGACCAAGTGCGCGGAGAAAGACCTGCCCGCTGACATCACGTCCATGCCCGAGTATCCTCACAAGTACTGGTGCGTGTCGGACGACAAGGAGGGGTACAGCGGCGTGGCCATGCTGTGCAAAACGGAGCCCACCAAAGTGACGTATGGCATCG GTAAAGAGGAGCACGACAAGGAAGGCCGCGTGATCACCGCCGAGTTCCCCACTTTCTACTTGGTGACGGCCTACGTGCCGAACGCCGGGCGAGGCCTGGTGCGTTTAGATTACCGCAAGACCTGGGACGCGGATTTCCGCGCCTACTTGAGCGAGCTGGACATGCAGAAGCCCCTCGTGCTGTGCGGCGACCTCAACGTAGCCCACCGGGAGATCGATCTGAAGAATCCCAAGGGGAACAAGAAAAGCGCCGGCTTCACCCCGGAGGAACGCGAGGGCTTCGGCCAGCTGCTGGAAGCCGGTTTCGTCGATAGCTTCCGCGAGCTCTACCCTGAGCAGGCCAACGCGTACACCTTCTGGACCTACATGATGAATTCCAGGTCGAAGAACGTGGGCTGGCGGCTCGATTACTTTGTGCTGTCGTCCTCCCTGGTGCCCGCTCTTTGCGACAGCAAGATCCGCAACAAGGCTATGGGGAGCGACCACTGCCCTATTACGCTGCACCTCGTTGTGTAG